Proteins from a genomic interval of Colletotrichum higginsianum IMI 349063 chromosome 6, whole genome shotgun sequence:
- a CDS encoding Mitochondrial carrier codes for MQFVRFRETVSQPVIAAFCAGGVAGAVSRTVVSPLERLKILFQVQSVGRDAYKLSVGQGLAKMWREEGWRGFMRGNGTNCVRIVPYSAVQFGSYNFYKRSIFENTPGADLSPLARLTCGGIAGITSVFFTYPLDIVRTRLSIQSASFAELGPKSEQLPGMWATMTKMYQTEGGVSALYRGIVPTVAGVAPYVGLNFMVYEWVRKYLTPEGDKNPSAVRKLLAGAISGAVAQTCTYPFDVLRRRFQINTMTGMGYQYKSISDAVKVIVAQEGIKGMYKGIVPNLLKVAPSMASSWLSFELSRDFLVSLKPEADSEATL; via the exons ATGCAGTTCGTCCGCTTTCGCGAAACCGTCTCCCAGCCCGTCATCGCAGCCTTCTGTGCCGGAGGTGTAGCCGGCGCTGTGTCACGAACCGTCGTGTCGCCCCTCGAGCGCCTCAAAATTCTTTTCCAAGTCCAGAGCGTCGGAAGAGATGCCTACAAGCTGTCCGTAGGCCAGGGTCTAGCAAAGATGTGGAGAGAGGAAGGCTGGAGAGGGTTCATGAGAGGCAATGGAACCAACTGTGTTCGCATTGTGCCCTACTCAGCCGTTCAATTCGGAAGCTACAACTTTTACAAGAGG AGCATATTTGAGAACACCCCTGGTGCAGACCTCTCTCCGCTTGCCCGTCTGACCTGCGGTGGCATTGCAGGCATCACCTCTGTCTTCTTCACATACCCCCTTGACATTGTTCGCACCCGACTTTCCATTCAGTCTGCGTCCTTTGCCGAGCTGGGCCCCAAGTCTGAGCAGCTCCCTGGCATGTGGGCCACCATGACCAAGATGTACCAGACGGAAGGCGGCGTCTCTGCCCTGTACAGAGGCATTGTTCCCACTGTTGCTGGTGTCGCTCCCTAC GTCGGCCTTAACTTCATGGTCTATGAATGGGTTCGTAAATACCTAACCCCTGAGGGCGACAAGAACCCCAGCGCTGTCCGGAAGCTGCTGGCTGGTGCCATCTCTGGCGCTGTTGCTCAGACCTGCACCTACCCCTT CGACGTCCTGCGTCGAAGGTTTCAGATCAACACTATGACGGGCATGGGCTACCAATACAAGTCCATTTCTGATGCCGTCAAGGTCATTGTTGCCCAAGAGGGCATTAAGGGCATGTACAAGGGCATCGTCCCTAATTTGCTCAAGGTCGCGCCCAGCATGGCTTCCAGCTGGCTCAGCTTCGAGCTGTCTCGCGACTTCTTGGTCTCTCTTAAGCCCGAGGCCGACTCGGAGGCGACCCTCTGA
- a CDS encoding Pre-mRNA splicing factor produces the protein MSRGGTTLYVTGFSHGTRARDLAYEFERYGHLVRCDIPAPRSASSRLFAFVEYEDRRDADDAYHEMHNKRIGRDDILKIEWARTPPSASWRFDSGRDRERAPRRSSPRRGRSPSPRRSTRDYSPRKDERRDRDRDYERGDRRDTRERSRSPDRRDRDPKDDRDDRDHRENGTNGDDRKALDSPPPAHDDLDIAAE, from the exons ATGTCGCGCGGTGGCACCACCTTGTACGTGACTGGCTTCAGCCACGGAACTCGCGCCCGAGACCTCGCCTACGAATTCGAACG CTATGGACACCTTGTTCGCTGCGACATCCCTGCCCCTCGTTCGGCCTCAAGCAGACT cttcgccttcgtcgagTATGAGGACCGTCGGGATGCTGATGATGCTTACCATGAGATGCACAACAAGCGCATCGGCCGTGACGACATTCTGAAGATTGAG TGGGCTCGCACACCTCCTAGTGCGTCGTGGCGATTCGACTCTGGCCGGGACCGTGAGCGCGCTCCTCGCcgctcttctcctcgtcgcggccgctctccttctcctcgccgcaGCACCCGCGACTACTCTCCCAGGAAGGATGAACGCCGTGACCGCGACCGTGACTACGAACGCGGCGACCGACGTGACACCCGCGAGCGCTCCCGCAGCCCTGACCGACG CGACCGGGACCCAAAGGACGATCGTGACGACCGGGACCACCGTGAAAACGGTACTAACGGTGACGACAGAAAGG CCCTGGACAGCCCTCCCCCTGCCCACGACGACCTGGATATCGCTGCGGAGTGA
- a CDS encoding Fimbrin, with protein MNVLKLQRKYPQFPQNEIYGLSDAFRKLDIDDKGYVDEATAIKATQQSERQPYDVVRQALKEVDLDSSRRVELEDYVALIAKLRESSPAQKRMSTGPNAAPASIVAQATGKTGGHASKSSVGKIHVQGSNANVTHTINEDERTEFTRHINAVLAGDADIGNRLPFPTDTFEMFDECKDGLVLAKLINDSVPDTIDERVLNRPKNKKQLNAFQMTENNNIVIESSKGIGLSVVNIGSGDIIEGREHLILGLIWQIIRRGLLSKIDIKLHPELYRLLEDDETLEQFLRLPPEQILLRWFNYHLKAANWPRRVNNFSTDIKDGENYTVLLAQIGSEYGATRAPLQTRDLLQRAEEILQTADNMGCRKFLTPTSLVAGNPKLNLAFVANLFNTHPALDPITEEEKLEVEDFDAEGEREARVFTLWLNSLDVQPAVQSFFDDLRDGTVLLQAYDKVIKGSVNWRHVNKPPAHGGEMLRFKAVENTNYAIELGKQNRFSLVGIQGADITDGQRTLTLGLVWQLMRRDITVTLSTLAQRLGKKEITDAEMVRWANDMARKGGKSSAIRSFKDPAIGTGVFLLDVLNGMKSSYVDYDLVTPGHTDDDAYLNAKLSISIARKMGATIWLVPEDICQVRSRLVTTFIGSLMATAEKQGL; from the exons ATGAACGTTCTCAAGCTTCAGAG GAAGTATCCTCAGTTTCCCCAAAACGAAATTTATGGCCTGAGCGACGCCTTTCGCaagctcgacatcgacgacaagggctacgtcgacgaggccaccGCCATCAAGGCTACCCAGCAGAGCGAACGCCAGCCCTACGATGTCGTACGACAGGCCCTGAAGGAGGTTGATCTCGACTCCTCCCGCCGAGTCGAGCTAGAGGACTATGTCGCG TTGATCGCCAAGCTTCGCGAGTCCTCCCCGGCTCAGAAACGTATGTCGACCGGCCCCAATGCTGCTCCCGCCAGCATCGTCGCGCAAGCAACCGGCAAAACCGGCGGTCATGCCTCCAAGTCGAGCGTCGGCAAGATTCACGTCCAGGGCTCCAATGCCAACGTCACCCACACCATCAACGAGGATGAGAGAACAGAATTCACTCGTCACATCaacgccgtcctcgccggcgacgcggacATCGGAAACCGCCTGCCGTTCCCCACAGACACCTTTGAGATGTTCGACGAATGCAAGGACGGTCTCGTGCTGGCCAAGCTCATCAACGACAGTGTCCCCGACACCATTGACGAGCGTGTTCTGAACCGccccaagaacaagaagcaGCTTAACGCCTTCCAGATGACGGAAAACAACAACATCGTCATTGAGTCCTCCAAGGGTATCGGTCTGTCGGTTGTCAACATTGGCAGTGGCGATATTATTGAAGGCCGAGAGCACTTGATCCTCGGTCTGATTTGGCAGATCATCCGCCGTGGCCTGCTGAGTAAGATCGACATCAAGCTTCACCCTGAGCTGTACCgcctgctcgaggacgacgagacccTCGAACAGTTCCTTCGCCTGCCCCCCGAACAGATTCTTCTTAGATGGTTCAACTACCACCTGAAGGCCGCCAACTGGCCTAGACG GGTGAACAACTTCTCCACCGACatcaaggacggcgagaaCTACACGGTCCTTCTCGCGCAGATCGGTTCCGAATACGGAGCGACGAGAGCTCCCTTGCAGACGAGAGACCTCTTGCAGAGAGCTGAGGAGATCCTGCAGACCGCCGACAACATGGGATGCCGCAAGTTCCTCACGCCCACCTCCTTGGTCGCGGGTAACCCCAAGCTGAACCTGGCCTTTGTCGCCAATCTCTTCAACACCCATCCCGCGCTCGACCCCatcaccgaggaggagaagctcgaggttgaagaCTTTGACGCCGAAGGAGAGAGGGAAGCCCGCGTCTTCACCCTGTGGCTCAACAGCTTGGACGTGCAGCCTGCCGTTCAGTCCTTCTTCGACGATCTACGTGATGGCACGGTACTCCTGCAAGCGTACGACAAGGTCATCAAGGGATCCGTCAACTGGCGCCACGTCAACAAGCCGCCGGCGCACGGCGGGGAGATGCTGCGTTTCAAGGCCGTTGAGAACACCAACTACGCGATCGAGTTGGGCAAGCAGAACCGCTTCTCGCTCGTAGGCATCCAGGGCGCCGACATCACTGACGGCCAGCGGACACTGACCCTCGGGTTGGTGTGGCAGTTGATGCGCCGCGACATCACCGTCACTCTGTCGACGTTGGCGCAGCGCCTCGGCAAGAAGGAGATCACGGACGCGGAGATGGTCAGATGGGCCAATGACATGGCCCGCAAGGGCGGCAAGTCATCTGCCATCCGATCCTTCAAGGACCCCgccatcggcaccggcgtcTTCCTGTTGGATGTGCTCAACGGTATGAAGAGCAGCTACGTCGACTACGACCTCGTCACCCCTGGTCAcaccgatgacgacgccTACCTCAACGCCAAGCTCAGCATTTCCATTGCAAGAAAGATGGGCGCGACCATCTGGCTTGTGCCCGAGGATATTTGCCAGGTCCGCAGCCGCCTGGTAACCACCTTTATCG GATCACTTATGGCGACGGCAGAGAAGCAGGGATTGTAG
- a CDS encoding Rossmann-fold nad (+)-binding protein — protein sequence MPCKTRNMDSNERITAAHELEMKHQNHIHNARLIVKEEETRRQRVTKQVLLDENSKLREQLAEKEAELNQLSVKFDEILGDLDSVKATNRDQETHLKAQKREFDHIKAELESLNSLSQESTKVLAEKLALSREVNSIKPELEHLRSQVAHQQNAIAEKLELERQLNMAEMELAAEKRAREQQAAQAEGDRTTEDELRRKLKDAEKKLTAERREKERLQEDLEAAVSAAKAGQENAKADRDLAKKLQELEKTLLAEKREREKLRKESEISLSEAQAQNEMMEQRLDTVKSKLRNTQEDLKAVRAELVARPFAVQTAQPTGRAGGAKAQAGRKRRVEELTVNDMSIGTPEDITRGRRPAKKKGLEQTLLGEKSLFSITPFLAKSKTLNVEDAVAEEDEEENEADVSYIPLSHQSQSQAQEDEAEVESEPEVEAAPEETEEAEVPKEKPTKATKTKSKAKTDGEAKKPRGRPKKVLAEASPNMPVQAAPAAASKSSTKPISPLEQVLEETETNKQQQEEEEEEEEEEVVAPPKAVGKKTAVSATTTAGGGEQETKKKKRKLGGEAATLFDDDDGEAAPAATKRPSKVALGAGTALGKTHLSMVRNTGAFGKKTFSPLKKERRGVGASFLA from the exons ATGCCTTGCAAGACGAGGAACATGGACTCGAACGAG CGGATCACTGCGGCCCACGAGCTGGAAATGAAGCACCAAAACCACATCCACAACGCTCGGCTCATTGTgaaagaggaagaaaccAGACGACAACGGGTAACCAAACAAGTCCTTCTTGACGAGAACTCGAAATTACGCGAGCAACttgccgagaaggaggccgagctcaACCAACTCTCCGTCAAATTCGACGAGATACTCGGTGACCTAGATTCGGTGAAGGCTACAAATCGAGATCAGGAGACTCATTTGAAAGCCCAGAAAAGGGAGTTTGATCACATCAAG GCCGAACTTGAATCCCTCAACAGCCTATCTCAGGAGTCGACAAAAGTcctggccgagaagctggctctgtcccgaGAGGTAAACTCCATCAAGCCCGAGCTGGAACACCTGCGGTCACAAGTCGCCCACCAGCAAAACGCAATCGCCGAAAAGCTGGAACTTGAGCGTCAGCTCAACATGGCCGAAATGGAACTAGCTGCCGAGAAACGAGCACGAGAGCAACAAGCAGCCCAAGCGGAAGGGGACAGAACGACCGAAGACGAGCTGCGGCGAAAACTCAAGGATGCGGAGAAGAAGTTGACCGCCGAGAGGCGCGAAAAGGAACGATTGCAGGAAGACCTGGAGGCGGCCGTGTCCGCTGCGAAGGCTGGACAGGAAAACGCAAAGGCCGATCGCGATctggccaagaagctccAGGAGTTGGAGAAGACGCTCTTGGCCGAGAAGCGCGAGAGGGAGAAGTTGCGTAAAGAGAGTGAGATTTCTCTGTCTGAAGCGCAGGCGCAGAACGAAATGATGGAGCAGCGTCTCGACACGGTCAAGTCCAAGTTGCGGAATACACAGGAAGACCTGAAAGCAGTTCGCGCGGAACTAGTCGCTCGGCCTTTTGCCGTACAAACTGCACAGCCCACGGGACGCGCAGGGGGCGCAAAGGCGCAGGCCGGCCGAAAGCGAAGAGTAGAGGAACTCACCGTCAACGACATGAGCATCGGAACCCCAGAAGACATCACTCGCGGCAGGCGCCCTGCTAAGAAGAAGGGCCTTGAGCAAACTCTTTTGGGCGAGAAGTCGCTGTTCTCCATTACCCCTTTCTTGGCAAAGTCCAAGACGCTTAATGTTGAGGACGCAGTTgccgaagaggatgaagaggagaaCGAGGCTGACGTCAGCTATATCCCTCTCTCCCATCAGTCCCAGTCCCAAGCTcaggaggacgaggctgAAGTAGAATCGGAGCCGGAGGTCGAAGCTGCGCCGGAAGAGACAGAGGAGGCTGAAGTACCAAAGGAGAAACCCACCAAAGCCACTAAGACCAAGTCGAAAGCCAAGACGGACGGGGAAGCGAAGAAGCCTCGTGGCAGACCCAAGAAGGTGCTGGCAGAGGCGTCCCCGAACATGCCCGTACAAGCGGCCCCGGCTGCAGCCAGCAAATCCTCCACCAAGCCGATCTCGCCGCTCGAGCAGGTGTTGGAGGAAACCGAAACcaacaagcagcagcaggaggaggaggaggaggaggaggaggaagaggtaGTGGCGCCTCCCAAGGCTGTCGGCAAGAAGACAGCCGTATCTGCGACTACCACCGCGGGAGGAGGCGAGCAGGAAaccaaaaagaagaagcgtAAGCTTGGCGGTGAAGCGGCGACTCTGttcgacgatgacgatggcgaggctgctcctgctgctaCCAAGCGGCCCAGCAAGGTTGCCCTAGGTGCCGGAACGGCCCTCGGCAAAACTCATCTGAGTATGGTGCGCAACACTGGCGCCTTTGGCAAGAAGACGTTCTCGCCActcaagaaggagaggagaggagtTGGCGCGAGCTTTTTGGCCTGA
- a CDS encoding O-acyltransferase, with protein MAGSEPASSEPPHSLRGALKAASGGRTTGATLSESPSEEDYDDSKLSARRRKVQAPVRPGASPLKTSSNRDRKLSLDGSTLSETSSVDEPLRDDGGRLKTYVLSPDDRELRDVIRRGLEREKDPKRPRRAGKFSDLVFTRQFSTFDRQNQQTANSPFYGFYTLFWLAVALFVVKIGAANWKATGSPLGTNEIMKTMFRRDVVVLLASDGVMCALTGVSWILQRLVFSGYVDWDRSGWIIQNIWQSIFIGGVVGLTLIRDWPWTHTVFFVLHGIVMLMKQHSYAFYNGYLSSAYKKRKSLLLKLKKLEHIAPIEFPSATSPPASTISLSHLANPPSATEMEERRQSVIHVRGSEETDLDRISHAIESGEPLDADQIRVFERIIQWEIDGLTDELRGKATSVVQAYPHNLSLANHYEYIVLPTVVYELEYPRSESIDWYYVAEKTAAMFGIIFVMIMVSQAFIYPVVMQTVVMKETGMPLAERFRYFPWMLSDLAFPFLMEYLMAWYLIWETILNILAELTYFADRSFYDAWWNSVSWDQFARDWNRPVHNFLLRHVYHSSISSMKVNRHTATLITFFLSACVHELVMWCLFKKLRGYLLFLQMCQLPLVQLSRTRWMKGRKILGNVIFWFGIFTGPSLLCSLYLIL; from the exons ATGGCGGGCTCCGAGCCCGCTTCTTCGGAGCCGCCCCATTCACTACGAGGCGCTTTAAAGGCAGCAAGTGGCGGACGGACGACGGGCGCCACCCTGTCAGAAAGTCCGAGTGAGGAGGACTACGATGATTCGAAGCTGTCTGCAAGACGACGCAAGGTACAGGCTCCGGTCCGTCCCGGCGCATCGCCTTTGAAGACCTCGTCAAATCGCGACAGAAAGCTGTCTCTTGACGGTTCGACCTTGTCCGAGACATCGAGTGTCGACGAGCCTCTCcgtgatgatggcggccgTCTCAAGACGTATGTGTTATCACCTGATGACCGCGAGCTCCGCGATGTCATCAGGCGAGGCCTGGAGAGA GAGAAAGATCCGAAAAGGCCACGGCGGGCAGGCAAATTCAGCGACCTGGTCTTCACGCGCCAGTTTTCCACGTTTGACAGACAGAACCAGCAGACAGCCAACAGCCCATTTTACGGCTTCTACACGCTGTTCTGGCTGGCCGTggccctcttcgtcgtcaagaTCGGCGCCGCAAACTGGAAGGCGACGGGGAGCCCTCTGGGCACCAACGAAATCATGAAGACCATGTTTCGCCGGGACGTGGTCGTCCTCCTGGCATCCGACGGTGTCATGTgcgccctcacgggcgtgAGCTGGATACTGCAACGGCTTGTCTTCAGCGGCTATGTGGACTGGGACAGGTCCGGCTGGATCATCCAGAAT ATCTGGCAGTCCATCTTTATCGGCGGCGTGGTTGGCCTCACTCTGATCCGTGACTGGCCCTGGACACAcaccgtcttcttcgtcctccacGGCATCGTCATGCTTATGAAGCAGCACTCGTACGCCTTCTACAACGGCTATCTCTCGTCGGCCTACAAGAAGCGAAAGTCTCTCCTCTtgaagctgaagaagctggagcACATCGCCCCGATAGAATTCCCGTCCGCCACCAGCCCCCCGGCGTCGAcaatctctctctcgcaCCTGGCCAACCCGCCGTCTGCGACCGAAATGGAGGAGCGCCGGCAGTCGGTGATCCACGTCCGCGGGTCAGAGGAGACAGACCTCGACCGCATCTCCCACGCCATCGAGTCCGGAGAacccctcgacgccgaccaGATCCGCGTGTTCGAGCGCATCATCCAGTGGGAGATCGACGGCCTCACGGACGAGTTGAGGGGCAAGGCGACGAGCGTTGTGCAGGCCTACCCTCACAACCTCTCCCTCGCGAACCATTACGAGTACATTGTCCTGCCGACCGTGGTTTATGAGCTAGAGTACCCGCGTTCAGAGTCGATTGACTGGTACTAcgtcgccgagaagacggccgcGATGTTTGGCATCATCTTCGTCATGATCATGGTGTCGCAGGCCTTCATCT ATCCCGTCGTGATGCAGACCGTGGTCATGAAGGAGACCGGCATGCCGTTAGCAGAGCGATTCCGCTACTTCCCCTGGATGCTGAGCGATCTCGCGTTCCCGTTCCTGATGGAGTATCTG ATGGCATGGTATCTCATCTGGGAGACCATCCTCAACATCCTCGCGGAGCTCACCTATTTTGCCGACCGGAGCTTCTACGACGCCTGGTGGAACAGCG TCTCCTGGGATCAGTTCGCCCGCGACTGGAACCG GCCCGTCCACAACTTCCTCCTTCGGCACGTCTACCACAGTTCCATCTCGTCGATGAAGGTGAACCGCCACACGGCGACCCTCATCaccttcttcctctcggCCTGCGTCCACGAGCTGGTCATGTGGTGCCTCTTCAAGAAGCTCAGGGGCTACCTCCTCTTTCTCCAAATGTGCCAGTTGCCA CTCGTACAACTGAGTCGTACGCGGTGGATGAAGGGCCGCAAGATCCTGGGCAACGTCATATTTTGGTTCGGCATCTTCACGGGTCCGAGCCTGCTGTGTAGTCTGTATCTCATTTTGTGA
- a CDS encoding Eukaryotic ribosomal protein L18, translated as MGIDLDRHHVRSTHRKAPKSDNVYLKLLVKLYRFLTRRTDASFNKVILRRLFMSRINRPPVSISRIVGNLDKEDKRTIVIVGTVTDDNRLLTVPKLTVAALRFTATARARIIAAGGEAITLDQLALRAPTGSNTLLLRGPKNSREAVKHFGFGPHKHKKPYVESKGRKFEKARGRRRSRGFKV; from the exons ATGG GTATCGATCTCGACCGCCACCACGTGCGCAGCACTCACCGCAAGGCTCCCAAGAGCGACAATGTGTACCTTAAGCTCCTCGTGAAGCTTTACCGCTTCTTGACCC GTCGCACCGACGCCAGCTTCAACAAGGTCATCCTGCGCCGTCTCTTCATGTCGCGCATCAACCGCCCTcccgtctccatctcccgCATTGTCGGCAACCTGGACAAGGAGGACAAGCGCACCATCGTCATTGTCGGCACCGTCACTGACGACAACCGTCTCCTGACCGTCCCTAAGCtgaccgtcgccgccctgcgcttcaccgccaccgcccgcGCTCGCATcattgccgccggcggcgaggccatcACCCTCGACCAGCTTGCTCTCCGCGCCCCTACCGGCAGCAACACCCTGCTGCTCCGCGGACCCAAGAACTCCCGTGAGGCCGTCAAGCACTTTGGCTTCGGTCCCCACAAGCACAAG AAGCCCTACGTCGAGTCCAAGGGCCGCAAGTTCGAGAAGGCCCGTGGTCGCAGACGCTCCCGCGGCTTCAAGGTCTAA
- a CDS encoding FtsJ-like methyltransferase: MSKAACRALLGAARRQTAVNAAPECVKCQLDLTIGHQTRASSSNSRWKMRQGKDMFAREAKVQGLKSRAAFKLLEMDAKYRIFRKGQTVVDLHEVLKVELYEGIRSGKLVAAERTKPNGRILGIDIIPAQPPKGVSTIQGNFLSPDVQDMVKEHLSRAKSRRPSPPPLSEDEQDDESSAEDDGEASAMMEDTPSYIDMERAASSEAAATEAPPSAMDMAETKKGRLVDIVLSDMSAPWDQTSGFGVNSLSNPYHRMMNTSGVAFRDHAGSMDLCGAALQFANDTLKNGGHFVCKFYQGSEDKAFEKKLKVLFAKVFREKPESSRSDSKEAYFVALRRRGNVQLGKDEDL; encoded by the exons ATGTCAAAAGCGGCATGTCGCGCTCTTCTGGGCGCGGCGAGGCGTCAAACAGCCGTCAACGCGGCCCCAGAATGTGTGAAGTGCCAACTTGACCTCACCATCGGCCACCAgacgagggcatcgtcgtccaACTCGCGGTGGAAGATGAGGCAGGGCAAGGACATGTTTGCGCGCGAGGCCAAGGTGCAGGGGCTCAAAAGCCGCGCTGCGTTCAAGCTTCTCGAG ATGGACGCCAAGTACAGAATTTTCCGCAAGGGACAGACGGTCGTGGACCTG cacgAAGTACTGAAGGTTGAGCTGTACGAAGGGATACGCTCCGGGAAGTTG GTGGCCGCCGAACGGACGAAGCCCAACGGCCGGATCCTAGGCATCGACATCATCCCCGCGCAGCCGCCCAAGGGCGTCTCGACGATCCAGGGCAACTTCCTCTCGCCCGACGTTCAGGACATGGTCAAGGAGCACCTCTCCAGGGCCAAGAGCCGGAggccgagcccgccgccgctgtcaGAGGACGAGCAGGACGACGAATCCTCCGCCGAAGATGACGGTGAGGCTTCTGCGATGATGGAGGACACGCCAAGCTACATCGACATGGAGAGGGCAGCATCGTCCGAGGCCGCGGCCACGGAGGCGCCTCCAAGCGCCATGGACATGGCGGAAACCAAGAAGGGGCGGTTGGTGGAT ATTGTGTTGAGTGACATGTCAGCACCTTGGGACCAAACATCCGGCTTCGGCGTGAACAGTCTTAGTAATCCCTATCATAGGATGATGAACACGAGCGGAGTGGCGTTTCGAGACCACGCTGGGAGCATG GACCTCTGCGGCGCCGCGCTCCAGTTCGCCAACGACACGCTCAAGAACGGCGGGCACTTTGTCTGCAAGTTCTACCAGGGCTCCGAGGACAAGGCCTTTGAGAAAAAGCTCAAGGTCCTCTTCGCCAAGGTCTTTCGGGAGAAGCCCGAGTCGTCGCGCAGT GACTCGAAAGAGGCGTACTTTGTGGCGCTCAGGAGGAGAGGAAACGTACAGTTGGGCAAGGACGAAGACTTGTAA